The Pan troglodytes isolate AG18354 chromosome 1, NHGRI_mPanTro3-v2.0_pri, whole genome shotgun sequence genome includes a region encoding these proteins:
- the MAP7D1 gene encoding MAP7 domain-containing protein 1 isoform X6, producing the protein MESGPRAELGAGAPPAVVARTPPEPRPSPEGDPSPPPPPMSALVPDTPPDTPPAMKNATSSKQLPLEPESPSGQVGPRPAPPQEESPSSEAKSRGPTPTATGPRDARPPRRSSQPSPTAVPASDSPPTKQEVKKAGERHKLAKERREERAKYLAAKKAVWLEKEEKAKALREKQLQERRRRLEEQRLKAEQRRAALEERQRQKLEKNKERYEAAIQRSVKKTWAEIRQQRWSWAGALHHSSPGHKTSGSRCSVSAVNLPKHVDSIINKRLSKSSATLWNSPSRNRSLQLSAWESSIVDRLMTPTLSFLARSRSAVTLPRNGRDQAVPVCPRSASASPLTPCSVPRSVHRCAPAGERGERRKPNAGGSPAPVRRRPEASPVQKKEKKDKERENEKEKSALARERSLKKRQSLPASPRARLSASTASELSPKSKARPSSPSTSWHRPASPCPSPGPGHTLPPKPPSPRGTTASPKGRIRRKEEAKESPSAAGPEDKSQSKRRASNEKESAAPASPAPSPAPSPAPSPTPAPPQKEQPPAETPTDAAVLTSPPAPAPPVTPSKPMAGTTDREEATRLLAEKRRQAREQREREEQERRLQAERDKRMREEQLAREAEARAEREAEARRREEQEAREKAQAEQEEQERLQKQKEEAEARSREEAERQRLEREKHFQQQEQERQERRKRLEEIMKRTRKSEVSETKKQDSKEANANGSSPEPVKAVEARSPGLQKEAVQKEEPIPQEPQWSLPSKELPASLVNGLQPLPAHQENGFSTKGPSGDKSLSRTPEALLPFAEAEAFLKKAVVQSPQVTEVL; encoded by the exons CTGTGGTCGCCAGGACCCCCCCAGAGCCAAGACCTTCTCCAGAAGGTGACCcttcccccccaccaccaccgATGTCAGCCCTGGTCCCCGACACTCCCCCGGACACCCCTCCTGCCATGAAGAATGCCACTAGCTCTAAGCAGCTCCCACTGGAACCAGAGAGCCCCTCAGGGCAGGTCGGGCCTAGGCCAGCCCCCCCGCAGGAAGAGTCCCCTTCCTCTGAAGCAAAGAGCAGAGGACCCACCCCAACAGCCACGGGCCCACGGGATGCCAGACCTCCTCGAAGGAGCAGCCAGCCATCTCCAACAGCAGTGCCAGCCTCCGACAGCCCTCCCACCAAGCAAG AGGTGAAGAAGGCAGGAGAGAGACACAAGCTGGCAAAGGAGCGGCGAGAAGAGCGGGCCAAGTACCTGG CGGCCAAGAAGGCAGtgtggctggagaaggaggagaaggccAAGGCGCTGCGGGAGAAGCAGCTCCAGGAGCGCCGGCGCCGGCTGGAGGAGCAACGTCTTAAAGCCGAGCAACGCCGTGCAGCCCTGGAGGAACGTCAGCGGCAGAAGCTCGAGAAAAACAAG GAGCGCTATGAGGCAGCCATCCAACGGTCAGTGAAGAAGACGTGGGCCGAAATCCGGCAGCAGCGCTGGTCCTGGGCAGGGGCCCTGCACCACAGCTCTCCAGGACATAAGACCA GTGGGAGCAGGTGCTCCGTGTCGGCAGTTAACCTGCCCAAACACGTGGACTCTATAATCAACAAGCGGCTCTCAAAGTCCTCTGCCACGCTCTGGAACTCCCCCAGTAGAA ATCGCAGCCTACAGCTGAGCGCATGGGAGAGCAGCATCGTGGATCGTCTGATGACGCCCACTCTCTCCTTCCTTGCTCGGAGTCGCAGCGCGGTCACACTGCCCCGCAACGGCCGGGACCAGG CCGTGCCGGTGTGCCCGCGCTCGGCCTCCGCCAGCCCCCTGACGCCGTGCAGCGTCCCCCGAAGCGTGCACCGCTGCGCCCCCGCCGGTGAGCGCGGGGAGCGCCGCAAGCCCAACGCCGGGGGCAGCCCCGCTCCGGTGCGCCGCCGGCCGGAGGCCTCGCCG GtgcagaaaaaggagaagaaggacaAGGAGCGGGAAAACGAGAAGGAGAAGAGTGCCCTAGCCCGGGAGCGCAGCCTCAAGAAGCGCCAGTCGCTGCCCGCCTCCCCACGTGCCCGCCTCTCCGCCAGCACCGCCTCTGAGCTCAG CCCCAAATCCAAGGCCAGGCCATCCTCTCCCTCCACATCCTGGCACAGGCctgcctccccctgccccagcccagggccAGGCCACACTCTGCCTCCAAAGCCACCGTCCCCCCGAGGCACCACTGCATCCCCCAAGGGGCGGATTCggaggaaggaggaggcaaaGGAGAGCCCCAGCGCCGCAGGGCCCGAGGATAAGAGCCAGAGCAAGCGCAGGGCCAGTAACGAGAAGGAGTCAGCAGCCCCAGCCTCACCGGCACCTTCACCGGCACCTTCACCGGCGCCCTCGCCCACCCCAGCCCCGCCCCAGAAGGAGCAGCCCCCCGCGGAGACCCCTACAG ACGCTGCTGTCTTGacctcacccccagcccctgctccccCGGTGACCCCTAGCAAACCAATGGCCGGCACCACAGACCGAGAAGAAGCCACTCGGCTCTTGGCTGAGAAGCGGCGCCAGGCCCGGGAGCAGCGGGAGCGCGAGGAGCAGGAGCGGAGGCTGCAGGCAGAAAGGGACAA GCGAATGCGAGAGGAGCAGCTGGCACGGGAGGCCGAGGCCCGGGCGGAGCGGGAGGCGGAGGCCCGGAGGCGGGAGGAGCAGGAGGCACGAGAGAAGGCGCAGGCCGAGCAGGAGGAGCAGGAGCGGCTGCAGAAGCAG AAAGAGGAGGCCGAAGCTCGGTCGCGGGAAGAGGCGGAGCGGCAGCGTCTGGAGCGGGAAAAGCACTTCCAGCAGCAGGAGCAAGAGCGGCAAGAGCGCAGAAAG CGTCTGGAGGAGATCATGAAGAGGACTCGGAAGTCAGAAGTTTCTGAAACCAAG AAGCAGGACAGCAAGGAGGCCAACGCCAACGGTTCCAGCCCAG AGCCTGTGAAAGCTGTGGAGGCTCGGTCCCCAGGGCTGCAGAAGGAGGCTGTGCAGAAAGAGGAGCCCATCCCACAGGAGCCTCAGTGGAG TCTCCCAAGCAAGGAGTTGCCAGCGTCCCTGGTGAATGGCCTGCAGCCTCTCCCAGCACACCAGGAGAATGGCTTCTCCACCAAGGGACCCTCTGGGGACAAGAGTCTGAGCCGAACACCAGAGGCACTCCTGCCCTTTGCAGAGGCAGAAGCCTTCCTCAAGAAAGCTGTGGTGCAGTCCCCGCAGGTCACAG AAGTCCTTTAA